The following DNA comes from Vicia villosa cultivar HV-30 ecotype Madison, WI unplaced genomic scaffold, Vvil1.0 ctg.000835F_1_1, whole genome shotgun sequence.
gttcagacgAGTAGTTACTTGTTCGTGGCTTAGCAGAAGAGCTCCGAGTTTTGTTatttgattaggtagcgagtcatatgctcttgtcatgtaacacttggggggattttgTTGACTTGTGCTTATGTTTTGATCATTGGTATCTTTATGTTTTATTGAATATTTTGGATGTATGTGTTAACATTTGGATATGTTGTTTTAAAGGCCTTGTAGCCTAGATTTTTGAATTTAAGTAACATGGATGTTAATGTTACTTTGAATTGGTAGACGAATATGGTATGAGACATATTCATTGAATTTATGTGGTAGAAATTCTTTTGTTTTTCCGCAGgtgtttatgcataatgtatgaaagcatgagatttacattgtgttacaatGTGATCGTTGCATATTAtggatgttgtatgtatgttaATTTGGGATTTTCATTTTGTGGAAATCAACATGTGGCACCTtttttccttatgcatgattactctgtgagattatatgatatatttggggttagaaaaggggtgttacattagtggtatcagagcttggcgaccagttggtcaatagttGTTAATGTCCGTATttcccgttgtattagatttgtgtatctgacacgatcgatattgTTTTGTCTGTTTTGgttgttggttgtcgtaggacgatggttgttggaaggaacgatgatgccattgttgatgcattgaggatgttggctaGATCTCTTGGTGAAATTCCTCAAGCTAATGCTGGAaatcggaatggtgatgatgatgagtatcgTGCTTTGGGGAAGTTCCAGAGGAATAATTCTCCTACCTATGAGGGAGAGCATGAACCGGATAACgctcaagcttggttgaaggcgatCGAGAAAATCTTTCGAGTCATGAATTGCACTGATGCTcagagagtgcagtttggtactcacatacTGGAGAAggaagctgaggattggtggggcaatatggctctgaggtttgatgaggaaggtattcaGGTTACTTGGGATCGTTTTCGTGATGCATTCTTTGAAAACTATTTTCCGGAAGATTATCGTGGAAAGAAAGAGgtggaattccttgagttgaagcaaggaaatggtatTGTTGCTGTATATgctgctagatttcaagagcttatcaagtattgtcctcactatAATACTATGAATGCGGAGAGATCTAAGTGTTTAAAGTTTGTCAATGGTTTGAGGCGTGATATCAAGAAGGCAATTGGTTATCAACAAATTACTCGTTTTAcggagttggttaacaagagtcggatCTATGATGAGGATAttagggagagtgcttctcactacaaggctATGAATGAGAAGAAATTTCAAttccgtgggaaaccgtatgatggtAAAGGAAAGCAGAAAGCTTGTAATGGCAAGAAACCGAGTGGGGGAGGATCTCACACTCTTGTCAAGTGCTATAGGTATGGTGTGGAGGGACATCGTATTTTTGAATGTCCTTAGTCTGATGCGacgtgtttcaagtgtggcaaggtggGTCACAAGTCTCACGAGTGTATAAGTGGTTCAAaagtgacttgctacaattgtggagagcaaggtcacattagtaccaagtgtgacaaaccgaagaaggagaaagcgaaagggaaagtgtttgcattgtctggtgcggaggcttctaccgatgataggctaatccaaggtatGTGCTTTATTAATgttacacctttgattgctattattgataccggtgcaacgcattctttcatttctttggatagtgctaagagattgaatcttgtattatctgatatgcatagaagtatggttattgatacacctgctatgggttctgtttctacttcttatgtgtgtttgaattgtccattgagtatctttggtagagatatCGGGATTGATTTAGTTTGTCTTTCGTTAGAGCAGATtaatgtgattttgggtatgaattggttggaatttaatcgtgtgtatatcaactattttgataagacggttatttttcctgagattagtgttaaggaagatttgtttttgtctgctaagcaagttgatgaatctgttcaagatggagctgagttgtttatgttgttggcaaccttagatgtacatgagaagagaaacattgaggaattgccaatagtttgtgattttgcggaggtatttcctaaagatgtaagtgatttactgccggaacgtgaagttgagtttttgattgatttagttcctggaactagtcctataTCGATGgatccatataggatgtctgcttctaagttaaaagagttgaagagtcaacttgaggatttgttggagaagaagtttattcgtccgagtgtatcgccgtggggtgcacctgttttgttggttaagaagaaggaaggatctatgaggatttgtgttgattataggcaattgaacaaagtgacgattaagaacaagtatccacttccgaggattgatgatttgatggatcaattggttggagcttgtctgtttagcaagattgatttgaggtctggatatcatcagattcgtgtgaaggcggaggatatttagaaaactgcttttagaacaaggtatggtcactatgagtattctgttatgccgtttggtgtgactaatgcaccgtattcatggagtatatgaataggatttttcatgactatcttgataagtttgtggttgtgttcattgatgatattttaatctattccaagagtgaagatgatcatgcggAGCATTTGAGAATCGTGTTATTGGTgttaaaagagaagaagttgtttgctaagctttctaagtgtgaattttggttgagcGAAGTTATTTAccttggccatgtgatctctagtggaggtattttCGTTGATCCTTCGAAGATTGAGGTTGTATCTCAATAGGAAGCTCccaagtctgtttctgagattagaagttttcttggtttggctggttattacaggaagttcattgagggattttgtaagttatctttgccgttgacgttgttgactaggaagggtcaagcttttatttggacttcgcaatgtgaggCGAATTTTCATGagcttaagagaagattgacttctgctcttattttgattttgccggatcctttggaaccgtttgttgtgtattgtgatgcttctttattgggtttggatggtgttttgatgcagaaagtacaagttgtagcttatgcttcaagacaacataaagttcatgagaggaattatttgACGCACGATTTAGAGTTTGtcgccgttgtgtttgttttgaaactttggaggcattatttgtttggatcaagatttTACGTTTTtggtgatcacaagagtttgaagtatttgtttgatcaaaaagagttgaatatgaggcaacgaagatggttagaattcttaaaggattatgattttggtttgaactaccatcttggaaaagcgaatgttatagtcgatgcattgagtaggaaatcattgcatatgtctatgttgatgattcaagaattggaattgttggaacaatttcgagatttgagtttggtttgtgaagcgacgtcttcgtgtgttaagcttggtatgttgaagcttacgagtggtattcttgatgagattagagaaggtaaaaaatcagatttgaaattggttgacattatgacattgattaatcaaggtaaaggtggtgattttcggattgatgagaatggtattatgagatgtcgtgatcgagtttgtattctggATGTTGCGGATTTGAGAAAAaggattcttgaggaagggcatagaagtggtttgagtattcatcctggtgctactaaaatgtatcaagatttgaggaaaatgttttggtggcaaggtatgaagaaggatatatcggaatttgtgtattcatgtttgacttgtcaaaagttaaagattgaacatcaaaagccgcctggtttgatgcaactgttatctattcccgagtggaagtgggataatatctctatggattttgtttcgggtttgccgagaacatcgagtaattgtgaggcgatttgggtcattgtggatagattgacaaaatttgcttattttattccgatgaggatggattattcgatggaaagacttgataagttgtacatcgagaagattgtgtgtttgcatggtattccgtcaagtattgtttcggatagagatccaaggtttacttcGAGATTTTgagaaggtttgcaaagtgctttgggtacgaagttgcgtttgagtttggcgtatcatccgcaaactgatggtcaatcagaaaggactattcagtcgcttgaagatcttttgaggtcttgtgttttggaacaaggaggaaattgggatagtttcttacctttgattgagtttacgtataacaacaattttcattttagtattggaatgacaccttttgaagctctttatggtagaaggtgtagaactcctttgtgttggtatgaatcgggagagagtgcggtggttggacccgagttgattcaagagactacggataagattaagatgaaggcttctgataagtgcaaaaatgtacttattttgtatatatgttttgttgtaCTTATCTATACTTTTTGTTAGtaccgtttgaataataccccgttttgtgtataattacgtatactttgtgaatagatgtattttcatatactttaatacttgttgatagttttctattcattttgtaggtattgaggcgtatttggagcatgagcaataatgtGTCGAAGACATGGCTTCAAACGCGCATTTTTAAGCAACGGAACAAGCGCAtcaacgaataaagctcaaaaccaaagaataataaatcaccaatttggtttatatgttgtcatttttaaataggaaattgaacaagctttccaacgcttcgaaccgggcgcaaatcggagttacggttctcaagttacgtcatttttactaaaagctatTTTTTCATGACAGcaggttgggcgcgatgcgcgctcctgcgcgcgacgcgcgctgtacagaactcaaaattgcataaataggcgaaaatcagattttttttaggttatgttttgggtatttttgaaccccaactcatcctaggtcatttttgggtaaatttagcttggaaacaccattggagcttgtaatcggatgatcggaggtcgaatttctcatcgattggtgttgacataccaagaaatgtttggttcctcttcttctcttctctttgtatttctcttttggtgagtttgtatgtaaattactctaaacccatggatgtttgttgctttttctactagttgtataaagtttgctttacaaatcctaatcggtgtttttctgatctttttgcttaaatgctttggatttgtgttgttgtagaaatagacatcacaaatcttgattagggggatatctgttagcttttgattctagacataggattggggttaatatctaagtttaatgtctctgtgttgttccatcggttgagacatcgtcgaaagagcagtatagttgaactctcgtcggtgttgcagaaatggacattgatgtgagggatatgtggtgattctgacgagtattaTAGATTAAGTAcgacggagtgataaatctaagtttgtgaggagtaatTTAGATTCGAgccagataagttattctctatcaagaatgtattctttttatgttcatatgttatattttccgtttttacttaaaacccattgaACCCaagctcaagaactaagaatccttcAAACGGCAATTCAATGCACTATTCCCtatggagacgataatttcccggataaatacttccaaaacttttgttgcttgcagCTATACCGCTCCAacagcttctcaaagtcgtcagaagagttatcatgataagaggaggaaggcgcTTGAGTTTAAGAAGGATGAACATGTATTTCTTTGAGTTACGCCAATAatgggtgttggtagagcattgaagtcgcgtaagttgacgccgcgtttcatttgtccttatcagatttcagagagggtaggtgaagtggcatatcagattgcattgccaccgtctctttctaatcttcacgatgtattccatgtgtctcaattgaggaggtacattccggatccatcgcatgttgctcagttagatgatgttcaagtaagagataatttgacggttgatacatcacctataCGAATTGAAGATCGAGAGGTGAATAAGCTTTGTGGTAAGGAGATTtctttggtgaaagtgatatggggtggagttGCCGATGacaatatcacttgggaactcgaggataagatgaaggaatcgtatctGGAGTTGTTtgcttgaggtaattttcgaggccgaaaatcttttaagtgggggagagttgtaacaccctatttttattagattttatttaattaggattatttgatatttggtattgtttgtgtgttttatttaataattgtttgagtgtcatatcccaaaatttgcccatctcattttatCTTCAGGGGTTCAAGattcaagggtttattcaagcaaaattctcctaatcgagggcctcctaaattagggtttgtactttatcaaaagagtttgaatctctaaggcctcaaatggatctcaaggtgtctcatatgtctcaaagcatctccatgtcaaaagtcaagcttcaatttcaaggattgctcactcaatggctcagacgatcaatagtcgactatgttgacctaaaagtcaactatagttaaaatacagtcaaacttcaagacttttggtcgacatcaagtatttgaggttatatccatcatttgatcaaaggttgaccaTGATCCGTTAATAAAGACTCAGAAATGtacaaagtcaaaaggttcaaattagggttttttataggaaaagtcaactcaactttgaatggtcataactttcacatggagtatcaaaaatttcccaaccaaagtctATTCTaatggaaattggattctctacaactttgtctctcacatgccaaggccagaaatgctttattcaagagatctggtcaaagagattataggtctccaaaaagtcaacaaaaacaccttttgggtcaaagctcataacttgagcatggaagcttcaattgagatgaaaccaaaagggtcatttagatgactctttgagctttccaaaaattcctagaacATGGGCATATGGCAAAGATTGAAGGAGATACAAGGtttagaagttggtcgattttggagaaATACATAAAGCCCTAATTAAGTAATTTTGGTTTTCTTGACCAATGGGGCTAACTTTAGGATTTTTAACATGACTTTGGGCTTCATATGGACTCCTAGactaattatttcattttataatatttatattatttatttgaatatttattcatttaaatacttataaaacatataaagtatggaataattttatttaaatcaaggatttattTTTCAATCAAGTTTCAATCATCCAAATATCAAATATATGGTGTAAATTTCGTGGAAAATAGGATTGGTGAGAAAAGATTAGGTTTAAGCCATTTttagaaagaattaaaatcaaattctcAATCAAATATTCTTCCATCAAAGCTTGGTTTATGTCCAATCTCTCAACCCTAATAGAggccatatatattctaaaataagTCAGAAGCAAAGGGGGGATGAAAATTAGGAGAGAGGCTAGGGTTACAAGAcacaaaaaatcaagaaaaggtgAAAAACTCGTGTGCCCCATTGCAGCCAATCTCAAAGGTTCCAATTCAATCCATTCTTCTTATAAGGTATAAGAGAGTAAGTATAAACCGAAGGAGATGATGAAAAGAACCTAAAACGCATACTCTTCATTCATCATGTTCATATGAGTTTTGCTTTCGTTTTCCATATTTGATCGTATTATAACCTGGACTAACATTTGCTTTGAGTTTATGCCGTGATTTGGAGGAGGTATGATGTGTAGCATGGAGGTTTAGAGCCCTGGATTGACGTTTGCCATTATAAGGGCTTCCAAGAAGAGACCCTTCGTTTTCCACGTTCAAGGCTCCGTCTAACCAAAACGGCCACACCATTGGATTCAGGAGGActtgtttagtgg
Coding sequences within:
- the LOC131631515 gene encoding uncharacterized protein LOC131631515, which codes for MLARSLGEIPQANAGNRNGDDDEYRALGKFQRNNSPTYEGEHEPDNAQAWLKAIEKIFRVMNCTDAQRVQFGTHILEKEAEDWWDYRGKKEVEFLELKQGNGIVAVYAARFQELIKYCPHYNTMNAERSKCLKFVNGLRRDIKKAIGYQQITRFTELVNKSRIYDEDIRESASHYKAMNEKKFQFRGKPYDGKGKQKACNGKKPSGGGSHTLVKCYRYGVEGHRIFECP